One genomic segment of Syntrophales bacterium includes these proteins:
- a CDS encoding YqiA/YcfP family alpha/beta fold hydrolase encodes MNATRLFIHGLESSSGGTKGVFFRKQYPDMIIEDFRGSLEERMVKLNKILSDKTDLILVGSSFGGLMAAIYTCNNKNKVKKLILLAPALNQEEFKSYLDKKVDVPVTVYHGRNDNVVPVESVRTIACSVFTRITYNIVDDDHPLRETFKSFDWDELLSLDSVMR; translated from the coding sequence ATGAACGCTACCAGACTTTTCATCCATGGCCTCGAAAGCAGCAGCGGGGGAACCAAAGGCGTCTTTTTCAGGAAACAATACCCCGATATGATTATCGAAGATTTCAGGGGATCACTTGAAGAAAGAATGGTCAAACTGAACAAAATCCTCTCGGATAAAACAGACTTGATACTGGTAGGATCCAGTTTCGGGGGGCTTATGGCCGCCATTTACACCTGTAACAACAAAAATAAGGTAAAGAAACTGATTCTGCTGGCACCGGCTCTCAACCAAGAAGAATTTAAATCATATCTGGATAAGAAAGTCGACGTTCCGGTTACTGTTTATCATGGCAGGAATGATAATGTGGTACCGGTGGAATCCGTCCGAACGATCGCCTGTTCGGTCTTTACAAGGATAACCTACAATATTGTCGACGATGATCATCCCCTCAGAGAAACATTTAAGTCCTTTGACTGGGATGAACTGTTAAGTTTAGATTCTGTCATGAGATAA
- a CDS encoding DUF1015 family protein — MSVIVPFRAVRPRKEFVKEVASYPYDIVSSDEARKIAEGNPRSFLHVIKSEIDLPPEVDIHDNIVYKTARKNFDTLLNEGILFQESVPCFYIYRQREGKHEQYGIVAGVSVEEYESGRIKKHELTRVDKEIDRTEHIAAVNAHTGPVLTIYRGRDSIDRIVEKITNAWPEYDFTADDGISHTAWIADNEEDIKNIKKEFLEIDSLYIADGHHRAAAAVTVAGKRRIENQNHRGDEEYNYMMAVLFPHDQIRIMDYNRIVKDLNGLSEEEFIKKVAEKFSISRNFEDKSPGELHEFGMYLGGTWFRLKAKDGSYDKNDVEGILDVSILQNNILNPILGISDPRSDERIDFIGGPAGMGRLEELVDSGEFAVAFSLYPTTLTQMMNIADAGRIMPPKSTWFGPKPRSGIFVHLLE, encoded by the coding sequence ATGTCTGTTATTGTTCCCTTCAGGGCTGTTAGACCACGGAAGGAATTTGTTAAAGAGGTAGCTTCGTATCCTTATGATATTGTCAGTTCGGACGAAGCAAGAAAAATAGCTGAAGGAAATCCAAGAAGCTTTTTACATGTAATAAAATCGGAAATAGATTTGCCGCCGGAGGTGGATATCCATGACAATATAGTCTACAAAACGGCAAGAAAAAATTTTGATACACTGCTCAACGAGGGCATTTTATTCCAGGAGAGTGTGCCATGTTTTTACATATATCGCCAGAGAGAAGGCAAACATGAACAGTATGGAATAGTTGCCGGAGTGAGTGTTGAGGAGTATGAATCCGGCCGGATAAAAAAACATGAATTGACACGGGTGGATAAGGAGATTGACCGAACAGAACATATAGCCGCGGTAAATGCCCATACAGGACCGGTACTGACAATTTACAGGGGCAGAGATTCAATTGATCGGATTGTTGAAAAGATTACAAATGCCTGGCCCGAGTATGATTTTACTGCTGATGACGGTATTTCTCATACGGCCTGGATTGCCGATAATGAAGAGGATATCAAGAATATAAAAAAAGAATTTTTAGAGATAGATTCACTGTATATAGCGGATGGTCATCACCGGGCGGCGGCTGCCGTGACGGTTGCCGGGAAGCGCAGGATCGAGAATCAGAATCATAGAGGGGATGAGGAGTACAATTACATGATGGCCGTTCTCTTTCCCCATGATCAGATCAGGATAATGGATTATAACAGGATCGTCAAAGATTTGAATGGCTTGAGTGAAGAAGAATTTATCAAGAAAGTTGCTGAAAAATTTTCGATATCCAGGAATTTCGAAGATAAATCACCCGGAGAATTGCATGAATTTGGGATGTATTTAGGCGGCACCTGGTTCAGGCTGAAAGCTAAGGACGGCAGTTATGATAAAAATGATGTCGAGGGCATTCTCGATGTTTCTATACTTCAGAATAATATATTGAACCCTATACTCGGTATCAGTGATCCGAGGAGTGATGAAAGGATTGACTTTATCGGCGGCCCGGCAGGGATGGGGAGACTGGAGGAGCTTGTCGATTCAGGTGAGTTCGCCGTGGCGTTTTCCCTGTATCCGACGACTCTGACTCAAATGATGAATATTGCCGATGCGGGAAGGATAATGCCTCCGAAATCTACCTGGTTTGGACCCAAACCGAGGAGCGGCATATTTGTTCATCTATTGGAATAA
- a CDS encoding methyltransferase — protein MFIYWNNMAGNTVRQKEIDINLRREGETIDDLLGGQLKILQKKRGYRFSVDSLLLTHFVQLKRDDSVIDLGTGGGVILLILSHRFHCGEMVGVEIQHELADMARRSVKMNNLESRIEIVSGDIGEVEALFTPQSFNAVIFNAPYRRLNSGRINPDLEKAVARHEIKGTIRDFLLSAKYIVKETGSVYLVYPVVRMVELLFQMRTCGIEPKRLRMVYSSHFSEGEFLLVEGKKGGGEELKVLPPLFIYQENGGYTDEMETIFKEISASPSFSS, from the coding sequence TTGTTCATCTATTGGAATAATATGGCGGGAAATACGGTACGACAAAAAGAGATAGATATTAATCTGAGAAGGGAAGGGGAAACGATTGATGATCTTCTCGGAGGCCAACTCAAAATTCTGCAGAAAAAAAGGGGATACCGATTTTCTGTTGATTCTCTCCTCCTGACCCATTTTGTCCAGCTGAAGAGAGATGATAGTGTCATCGATCTGGGAACAGGGGGTGGAGTTATACTGTTGATTCTTTCTCACCGATTTCACTGTGGGGAGATGGTCGGAGTAGAAATCCAGCACGAGCTTGCTGATATGGCAAGACGGAGCGTTAAAATGAACAATCTCGAAAGCAGGATTGAGATTGTTTCGGGTGATATCGGCGAGGTTGAAGCTCTTTTTACTCCGCAATCATTCAATGCGGTGATCTTCAATGCTCCTTACAGAAGGTTAAATTCGGGAAGGATAAATCCCGATCTGGAGAAGGCCGTAGCAAGACATGAGATAAAAGGTACAATTCGTGACTTTCTATTATCGGCTAAGTATATAGTAAAGGAAACAGGCAGTGTATACCTTGTCTATCCCGTAGTCAGGATGGTGGAACTGCTTTTCCAGATGAGAACATGCGGTATTGAGCCTAAGAGACTCCGGATGGTATACTCCAGCCATTTTTCAGAGGGTGAATTCTTGCTGGTGGAGGGTAAAAAGGGTGGAGGAGAAGAACTGAAGGTCTTGCCGCCCCTTTTTATTTATCAAGAAAATGGAGGGTATACAGATGAGATGGAGACTATTTTTAAGGAGATTTCTGCTTCTCCCTCATTCTCCTCCTGA
- a CDS encoding DUF721 domain-containing protein: MKKKGMYRKRKYQKNLQKLGDVLQKTLKNLNISKNFTDHKILDAWNKAVGPQISAQTHPDRLRKNTLFVKVSNSIWMHQLQFMKLDIIDKTNKIFGKEMIKNIYFSVGVIPKNEENFIFPEQHSLNERDSKMIRDSAASVSDKELSNILKRVMTKEIIRRRMREKQKSP, from the coding sequence ATGAAAAAAAAAGGTATGTATCGAAAACGAAAATACCAAAAAAATCTCCAGAAACTCGGTGATGTTCTGCAAAAGACATTGAAAAATTTGAACATCTCCAAAAATTTTACAGATCATAAGATATTGGATGCCTGGAATAAGGCAGTCGGACCACAGATATCAGCCCAGACACACCCTGATAGATTAAGAAAAAACACGCTCTTTGTAAAAGTTTCAAACTCCATCTGGATGCATCAGCTCCAGTTCATGAAACTGGACATAATCGACAAAACTAACAAAATCTTCGGCAAGGAAATGATAAAAAATATCTACTTCTCTGTCGGGGTAATACCGAAAAACGAAGAAAATTTCATATTTCCTGAACAACACTCATTGAACGAACGGGACAGTAAAATGATCAGAGACAGTGCGGCCTCCGTATCGGATAAAGAGCTGTCCAATATACTGAAAAGGGTAATGACCAAAGAAATAATCAGGAGGAGAATGAGGGAGAAGCAGAAATCTCCTTAA
- a CDS encoding molybdenum cofactor biosynthesis protein MoaE — protein sequence MNLSDMIKSVKEHPDYHKAGMILCHNGVVRETSRDGKRVSSLVVNADRERLAEIVAQMKMRPGIIEVLADVNEGKLLPGDDVMFIVVAGDFRENVFSALMDAVNMIKNDVTRKVEM from the coding sequence ATGAATTTGTCCGATATGATCAAGAGTGTGAAAGAACATCCCGACTATCATAAGGCAGGAATGATACTCTGCCACAACGGTGTGGTGAGGGAAACATCGAGAGACGGAAAACGGGTTTCCAGTCTCGTGGTTAATGCAGATAGAGAGAGATTGGCAGAGATAGTCGCTCAGATGAAGATGCGTCCCGGAATAATAGAGGTGTTAGCTGATGTAAACGAGGGAAAGCTCCTTCCCGGGGATGATGTTATGTTTATCGTGGTGGCGGGCGATTTCAGGGAAAACGTGTTTTCTGCTCTAATGGATGCAGTCAACATGATCAAGAATGATGTAACCCGGAAGGTGGAGATGTAA
- a CDS encoding carbohydrate kinase family protein, producing MQIFVSGSLAYDRIMDFPGKFADHIMPDKLHIINVCFMVNGLKENFGGTAGNIAYNLVLLGKLPLILATAGKDFDRYEEWLSKHGLPLNGIKRIDEELTAGAYITTDMADNQITGFNPGAMKYPSLFQFDGIDPHNAIAIVAPGSLEDMLVYSRTYRELQVSYIFDPGQSIPAFTGDQLAEMITGSDILISNDYELEMIMEATGLDKDGLMERTKAIITTLGEYGSRLATQNQETAIPAAAPVRVSDPTGAGDAYRAGLIKGLVMGKDLVDASKIGATCASYAVECCGTQEHRFTEAEFWKRYEDNFS from the coding sequence ATGCAGATTTTTGTTTCAGGATCTTTGGCCTATGACCGAATAATGGATTTTCCCGGAAAGTTTGCCGATCACATCATGCCGGATAAACTTCATATTATCAATGTTTGCTTTATGGTCAACGGGCTTAAGGAAAATTTCGGCGGTACAGCCGGAAACATTGCATATAACCTGGTCCTCTTGGGAAAACTACCTTTGATTTTGGCTACGGCCGGCAAGGACTTTGACCGGTACGAAGAATGGCTGAGCAAACATGGCCTTCCCCTGAACGGGATCAAGCGCATTGACGAAGAATTGACAGCAGGGGCATATATTACCACTGACATGGCCGATAACCAGATCACCGGATTCAATCCGGGAGCCATGAAGTACCCCTCCCTGTTCCAATTTGACGGTATTGATCCACATAATGCCATCGCCATCGTGGCACCCGGCAGCCTCGAAGATATGCTTGTCTACAGCCGGACTTACAGGGAGCTTCAAGTTTCCTACATCTTTGACCCCGGTCAGTCTATACCGGCTTTCACGGGAGACCAGCTTGCCGAGATGATTACGGGCTCGGATATTCTAATCTCCAATGACTACGAACTGGAAATGATTATGGAGGCCACCGGGCTGGACAAAGATGGTTTAATGGAACGGACCAAAGCCATTATTACCACACTCGGCGAATACGGTTCCCGGCTCGCTACACAAAATCAAGAAACGGCTATCCCTGCAGCAGCTCCGGTCAGGGTGTCTGACCCCACAGGGGCCGGGGACGCCTATCGAGCCGGCCTCATCAAGGGGCTGGTCATGGGGAAAGACCTGGTGGACGCCTCAAAAATCGGGGCAACGTGTGCCAGCTACGCAGTGGAGTGTTGCGGTACACAAGAGCACCGATTCACCGAAGCGGAATTCTGGAAGCGGTACGAGGACAATTTCAGTTGA
- a CDS encoding O-acetyl-ADP-ribose deacetylase codes for MKPEVTINRSLLSLIEGDITNEETEAIVNAANTKLAGGSGVDGAIHRAGGPSIMEECRKIGRCPTGQAVITTGGNLKAKYVIHTVGPVYIDGAEGEAELLKSAYRESLKLASAKGLKSISFPAISTGVYGYPLSEAATIAIKTAIDYLKEHTDIETVRFVLFGSKAYNTFSEELKKLMA; via the coding sequence ATGAAGCCAGAGGTCACGATAAACCGCTCTCTTTTATCCCTTATTGAGGGCGATATAACGAATGAAGAAACAGAGGCCATAGTAAACGCTGCCAACACGAAGCTCGCCGGGGGTTCAGGTGTGGACGGCGCAATTCACAGGGCCGGCGGCCCATCCATTATGGAAGAATGTCGAAAAATAGGACGCTGCCCGACAGGCCAGGCGGTTATTACCACCGGAGGGAATCTCAAGGCAAAATACGTGATCCATACAGTAGGCCCCGTATATATAGATGGAGCCGAAGGTGAGGCGGAACTGCTGAAGAGTGCATACCGGGAAAGTCTCAAACTCGCCTCAGCAAAGGGGCTGAAAAGTATCTCCTTCCCCGCTATCAGCACAGGTGTCTACGGTTATCCCCTAAGCGAAGCGGCCACTATCGCCATTAAAACGGCTATCGATTACCTCAAAGAACACACCGATATAGAAACAGTTCGTTTCGTTCTCTTCGGAAGCAAGGCATACAATACCTTTTCAGAAGAACTGAAGAAGCTGATGGCTTGA
- a CDS encoding protein-L-isoaspartate(D-aspartate) O-methyltransferase translates to MDKYRKQRMRMIDSQIRSRGVGDERVLKVMEMIPRHFFVDEGLINQAYNDNPLPIGERQTISQPYIVALMTAALELKGDEKVLEIGTGCGYQSAVLSKLADRVFSIERIASLASKARALLDSLGCFNVLIRVGDGTYGWKEEAPFDAIIITAGAPDVPKPFLEQLAVGGRLVVPVGSRHSQTLLKLTRLSENIEDIKKEDLGGCRFVNLIGEHGWGS, encoded by the coding sequence ATGGACAAGTATAGAAAACAGAGGATGAGAATGATCGATTCTCAGATACGGTCAAGGGGGGTCGGGGATGAACGGGTACTGAAAGTTATGGAAATGATCCCACGGCATTTTTTTGTCGATGAAGGGTTGATAAATCAGGCATATAATGACAATCCTCTCCCGATTGGGGAAAGACAGACAATATCCCAGCCGTATATAGTCGCCCTTATGACCGCGGCGCTGGAATTGAAAGGCGATGAAAAGGTTCTTGAAATTGGAACGGGGTGCGGATATCAGAGTGCGGTACTCTCAAAGCTTGCTGACAGGGTGTTCTCCATTGAAAGGATAGCTTCTCTTGCCAGTAAGGCAAGGGCGTTGCTCGATTCGCTCGGTTGTTTCAATGTGCTGATCAGGGTGGGAGATGGAACGTACGGATGGAAGGAAGAGGCTCCCTTTGATGCGATCATCATTACGGCAGGTGCCCCTGATGTTCCAAAACCGTTTTTAGAGCAACTGGCCGTCGGAGGAAGACTCGTTGTGCCGGTTGGAAGTCGACATTCACAGACGCTGTTAAAGCTGACACGCCTGTCGGAAAACATTGAAGATATAAAAAAGGAAGACCTTGGTGGATGCCGTTTTGTTAATCTTATTGGGGAGCATGGGTGGGGAAGTTAA
- a CDS encoding YqaA family protein: MGKLRKLYDWVERFAETPYGLWALFLLAFAESSFFPVPPDVLLIALAVSIPARAFRYALVCSVGSVLGGMFGYLIGYQFMEFIGFGILNFYGLTDKYESVAELYNRYNAWAVGIAGFTPIPYKVFTISAGAFRINFSVFLLASVVSRSARFFLVAGLIYMFGEQIRTFIGRYFNILAVLFVLLLVAGFILIGFYP, from the coding sequence GTGGGGAAGTTAAGAAAATTATACGATTGGGTTGAACGCTTTGCAGAGACACCATACGGTTTATGGGCGCTTTTTCTGCTCGCCTTTGCAGAGTCAAGTTTCTTTCCGGTGCCCCCCGATGTTCTCCTCATCGCTCTCGCGGTATCGATTCCTGCAAGGGCTTTCCGGTATGCCTTGGTATGCTCGGTGGGGTCTGTACTTGGCGGTATGTTCGGGTATCTGATTGGATATCAATTCATGGAATTCATCGGGTTTGGCATCTTGAATTTCTATGGGTTGACTGATAAATATGAAAGTGTGGCTGAACTTTATAACCGGTATAATGCATGGGCGGTTGGAATAGCCGGATTTACACCGATACCTTATAAGGTTTTTACCATTTCGGCAGGGGCATTCAGGATAAACTTTTCGGTGTTTCTGCTGGCCTCTGTGGTGAGCAGGTCGGCGAGATTTTTTCTTGTTGCGGGGTTGATATACATGTTCGGGGAACAGATAAGAACGTTTATAGGGCGGTATTTTAATATTCTTGCAGTGCTCTTTGTCCTTCTCCTTGTGGCCGGTTTTATATTGATTGGTTTTTATCCATAA
- a CDS encoding M23 family metallopeptidase, with amino-acid sequence MRQKIVFILLIFLFIPSCAVHYKESERAKGIYHCVKNGETLWGIAQVYNTDIQDLAEINNITDPRLIKADSVLFIPGADQAVDLSRPVEKSESSVKRKLSSSKKVEKKIPSRQEIKRKTVYMAKGKTKPHVKLMFDSKRFIWPVKGKVVSRFGIQPSGMKYNGINISAREGTPVVAAAGGTVSYSAPLRYFGDTIIIKHEDEYATVYAYLKGRKVEAGDSVKKGDQIALLGKPENSSGPYVHFEIRCGNKARNPLFFLPQ; translated from the coding sequence TTGCGTCAAAAAATAGTGTTTATTTTGCTGATATTTCTGTTCATTCCCTCATGTGCGGTGCATTATAAGGAATCTGAACGTGCAAAAGGGATTTACCATTGTGTAAAGAACGGCGAAACGCTCTGGGGAATTGCTCAAGTATACAATACCGATATTCAGGATCTGGCCGAGATAAATAATATAACCGATCCCCGCCTTATAAAGGCCGATAGTGTACTCTTTATTCCCGGTGCCGATCAGGCCGTGGATTTAAGCCGTCCCGTCGAAAAGTCCGAATCTTCCGTTAAGCGTAAATTAAGTTCCTCGAAGAAGGTGGAAAAGAAAATACCGTCAAGACAGGAGATAAAGCGCAAAACGGTTTATATGGCCAAAGGAAAAACCAAGCCACATGTAAAGCTAATGTTTGATAGTAAGCGTTTTATATGGCCGGTAAAAGGCAAGGTGGTTTCAAGGTTCGGTATCCAGCCAAGCGGCATGAAATATAACGGGATCAACATATCGGCGAGGGAGGGGACTCCTGTTGTGGCTGCGGCAGGTGGGACGGTAAGTTACTCTGCCCCGCTGAGATATTTTGGTGATACAATTATAATAAAGCATGAAGATGAATATGCGACGGTGTATGCTTATCTGAAAGGTAGAAAAGTGGAAGCCGGTGATAGTGTTAAAAAGGGAGATCAGATTGCCCTTTTAGGAAAACCGGAGAACAGTAGCGGGCCTTATGTTCACTTTGAAATCCGGTGCGGGAACAAGGCCAGAAATCCCCTCTTTTTCCTTCCACAATAA